From one Nematostella vectensis chromosome 7, jaNemVect1.1, whole genome shotgun sequence genomic stretch:
- the LOC5514883 gene encoding nuclear exosome regulator NRDE2, with product MEQDLQTSSTSSQPQTLFPIASYINVEGVPGRGNGFLFPCAQSSLHIEKENGISNDDWLSNPSFTSPIEHQGVISSDHQQDISDSGSSEGDGRHGNNDEDVYDKDDQKHKKPKKRHKSPERVVRLSHKKKKKKHKSKHSRKDKLAPSVKYKNEEHQKPNTIWIEECGLELKDAYRVYSKPDVNNLAYGSLYRLDVALYKLKPRIVCIGLGKHQSVHLTEKSKKDKKKRRAENVRYWGVQIPPLSEVQSVAPQKRATTEFFSGNIQNYVYVPLDLPSGGNEANNRQVNAENLNDEGGTMEEYTSHYTSELNKKLRENPHDIAAWLELVDHQQEVVSKGQLRAGFTEALNEKKKRNQAVITEKQISVLEKALEQNPSSEILIHKHLELCSEIWSVEDLRQRWNKVVFTHPNKVNLWHEYLRFTQSRFSSFSFSKAQGAYAKCLSTLLALKEGTFQSHQAQGDIESDMLDVFHQFCLFLKQSGHMEKAVASLQAMIELNCFCPGNIVSNTPTSGHLAFLETFWDSGKPRFGEDGAQGWKVWMEKSPHRADDCFDLKKIFKYSDRNKRNDAGEGEVSDGEERLIQGLYKAEAWRSIEISRDHTQVKPWRPNTLAGETEEDCEDPERLVLFEDVSACLFKLQNPQNNLRLVILLLELLGVPVNHREATNDFSFQRHFTTTLESKEEVLKTDRTSPGSSWKRYNSWYSHPAISFPTPEVLDFVRSIFAQAMLVFDGQDLDELMVTWLEYECSLVLAEASENTRKQKCKEVQKLAKALLKQPNNRNNLNLWREFACSLWMLGELSEARRIFDSTLAMAFQSCQDISINSELISLYRRYAELELSSSTLEDRKHRITELLVHLTEHGPNKPGGAKQGDLSAARILRARKTWSQLTEEALNSMHDGNSTNTGPSSYSLDVLICSAYFAYVTQGLQAASTTFERALVPPVFDGFCREALWLAYLGLYRTHMAQHTVPLKELRSILHSALREFPDNPEFLAFYLKVESKSNLTGEVRRFFDHGTHSAVSPVQWIYALHYEEVRSMAVSIALDCTQAALVQGSRNSAVTSLPMTGVTHRQRALFERVASSSVGRQCVLLWRMFVDFEMKQGSTDKAKTVFYQAVHHCPWAKSLYLDAVKYFAEDVTDTLDMMHEKGLRVRAPLEEIEILLQA from the exons ATGGAACAGGATTTGCAAACTAGTAGCACCTCATCTCAGCCACAAACCTTGTTCCCTATAGCCAGCTATATCAATGTCGAGGGGGTACCAGGCAGAGGCAATGGCTTTCTGTTCCCTTGCGCTCAATCGTCATTACACATCGAGAAGGAAAACGGAATAAGCAATGACG ATTGGTTGTCAAATCCAAGTTTCACTTCGCCCATTGAGCATCAAGGTGTCATCAGCAGTGACCATCAGCAGGATATCTCAGATTCAGGCTCTAGTGAAGGTGATGGTCGACATGGAAATAATGACGAAGACGTTTACGATAAAGATGACCAAAAGCacaaaaagccaaaaaagaGGCATAAGAGTCCAGAGAGGGTTGTGAGATTAAGCcacaaaaagaagaagaaaaagcatAAATCAAAGCATTCAAGAAAAGATAAATTAGCACCTAGTGTTAAATATAAGAATGAAGAACACCAGAAGCCTAATACTATATGGATTGAAGAATGTGGCTTGGAATTAAAAGATGCATACAGGGTCTATAGCAAACCGGATGTGAATAATCTTGCATATGGGTCGTTGTACAGGTTGGATGTTGCTTTGTATAAATTGAAGCCAAGGATTGTTTGCATTGGGCTTGGCAAGCACCAGAGTGTGCATCTTActgaaaaaagtaaaaaagacaaaaagaaaagaagagcaGAAAATGTGAGGTACTGGGGTGTTCAGATACCCCCACTAAGTGAGGTACAGTCAGTTGCTCCCCAAAAAAGAGCAACAACTGAGTTCTTCAGTGGTAATATCCAGAATTATGTTTATGTACCACTTGATCTTCCTAGTGGAGGAAATGAAGCGAATAACAGACAAGTAAATGCAGAAAATTTAAATGATGAAGGTGGCACTATGGAAGAATATACTTCCCATTACACATCAGAACTTAACAAGAAGTTACGTGAAAACCCTCATGACATTGCAGCCTGGTTAGAACTTGTCGACCACCAGCAGGAAGTTGTAAGCAAAGGACAGTTAAGAGCTGGATTTACTGAAGCtttaaatgagaaaaaaaagaggaacCAGGCTGTGATAACAGAAAAGCAAATCTCTGTCTTAGAAAAAGCTCTAGAGCAAAATCCCTCCTCAGAAATACTCATCCACAAGCACCTAGAATTGTGCTCTGAGATCTGGAGTGTAGAGGATCTACGACAAAGATGGAATAAAGTTGTTTTCACACACCCTAACAAGGTGAATCTTTGGCATGAATACTTGAGGTTTACCCAGTCCAGATTTTCATCATTCTCATTCAGCAAGGCCCAAGGTGCCTACGCCAAGTGCCTCAGTACGCTCCTGGCCCTAAAAGAAGGGACCTTTCAGTCTCACCAAGCACAAGGTGACATTGAGTCGGACATGTTGGATGTGTTTCACcagttttgcttgtttttaaAGCAGTCAG GTCACATGGAGAAGGCTGTTGCAAGTTTACAGGCAATGATTGAACTGAACTGCTTCTGCCCTGGAAATATTGTTTCCAACACACCAACGAGTGGTCATCTTGCATTCCTGGAAACATTCTGGGACAGTGGTAAACCAAG GTTTGGTGAAGATGGTGCACAAGGCTGGAAGGTATGGATGGAGAAGAGTCCACACAGAGCAGATGACTGTTTTGATTTGAAGAAGATTTTCAAGTATTCTGACAGAAATAAGAGGAATGACGCAGGTGAGGGTGAAGTCAGTGATGGGGAAGAGAGACTGATCCAGGGACTTTACAAGGCGGAGGCATGGAGGAGCATAGAGATATCCAGAGATCACACTCAG GTCAAACCATGGCGACCAAACACTCTGGCAGGGGAAACAGAGGAAGACTGTGAAGACCCAGAAAGACTTGTGCTGTTTGAAGATGTGAGCGCATGTCTGTTCAAGCTTCAAAACCCACAGAACAATCTTAGACTAGTGATTCTGCTACTAGAGCTTCTTGGAGTGCCAGTAAATCACAGAGAAGCCACTAACGACTTCAGTTTTCAGAGACACTTCACAACAACGTTAGAATCTAAGGAAGAAGTTCTCAAAACAGATAGAACAAGTCCAGGTAGTTCCTGGAAAAGGTACAATTCCTGGTACAGTCACCCTGCCATATCATTTCCGACACCAGAGGTGCTGGATTTTGTACGTAGTATTTTTGCTCAGGCAATGTTGGTGTTTGATGGTCAAGACCTCGATGAGCTGATGGTGACCTGGCTGGAGTATGAGTGTAGCTTGGTACTTGCTGAAGCGTCAGAGAACACCAGAAAGCAGAAGTGCAAGGAAGTCCAAAAGTTGGCAAAAGCATTGCTGAAACAGCCAAACAACAG GAACAATCTCAACCTATGGCGTGAGTTTGCCTGTTCGCTATGGATGTTGGGAGAATTGTCTGAAGCCCGCCGCATATTTGATTCCACATTAGCCATGGCTTTTCAATCATGCCAGGACATCAGCATCAATTCAGAGCTCATCTCGCTTTACAG GCGATATGCTGAGCTAGAACTATCAAGTTCAACACTTGAAGACCGGAAGCACCGCATTACGGAGCTTCTAGTGCATCTAACTGAGCATGGACCGAACAAACCAGGAGGTGCAAAACAGGGTGACCTCTCAGCTGCACGGATACTCAGAGCAAGAAAAACCTGGAGTCAACTTACAGAGGAAGCCCTTAATTCTATGCACGATGGGAATAGCACAAATACTGGTCCCTCTTCATACAGTTTAGATGTCTTAATCTGCAGCGCTTACTTTGCATACGTCACACAAGGACTCCAAGCTGCTTCCACGACTTTTGAGAGGGCTTTAGTCCCTCCAGTGTTCGATGGATTCTGTCGTGAAGCGCTGTGGTTGGCCTACCTTGGACTTTACCGTACCCACATGGCTCAACACACTGTACCCTTAAAGGAACTCAGGAGCATCCTCCACAGTGCCTTGAGGGAGTTCCCAGACAACCCAGAATTCCTTGCGTTTTATCTCAAAGTGGAATCAAAGTCTAACCTCACCGGGGAGGTTAGGAGGTTTTTTGACCATGGAACTCACTCAGCAGTGTCACCTGTGCAGTGGATCTATGCTCTTCATTACGAAGAGGTGCGGTCTATGGCAGTGTCTATTGCCTTGGACTGCACACAGGCAGCACTAGTACAAGGGAGTCGGAACTCAGCTGTGACATCACTACCAATGACAGGTGTCACTCATCGCCAGAGAGCATTGTTTGAACGAGTGGCATCGTCTTCTGTAGGGAGACAGTGCGTGCTATTATGGAGAATGTTTGTCGATTTTGAG ATGAAGCAAGGCAGTACAGACAAGGCCAAGACAGTTTTCTACCAAGCTGTCCATCACTGCCCATGGGCGAAG TCTCTATACCTTGATGCTGTTAAATACTTCGCAGAAGATGTAACTGACACTCTTGATATGATGCATGAGAAGGGACTTCGTGTCCGAGCTCCCCTTGAAGAGATCGAAATTCTACTACAAGCATGA
- the LOC116619628 gene encoding CUB and sushi domain-containing protein 3 translates to MIQRQSVLLALCIVCSSAVKSAFGQCRDPGTPTHGQRSISPAGQEPFPSGTLIRFTCDSNYQLSGARKIQCESNGEWSSKMPSCHAQLCPPQAPKIPYSTLLTAFTPGVTNQIGSILEYACNGGFTAHGTPTYLCDKDGVWKGNFVCEVVKCPPPFVPDNGNVSYTSRMFNSIAHYKCGAGFYLYGRSNSSCTQQGTWTPAPRCLVICDEPGDLEHGTIYTHPPPQMPYVTELVMYTFLTFRCDPRYSLHGSEKRVCMPSGRWSVDQPICVVSSCGSPGDFSQNGQMTYSRSPPTIGTIVRFRCHHGYRLVGTQTRTCLPSGHWTSTRNPTCTEIFCEEPDIQNGYHDNKEISGIYKHGTTINYQCNHKFYLWGNKSRQCSSQNGVAFWTGVPPLCLTLVQFDKRCHEAGGKFVMKTNTPDCIVEVTLPPTLSSRTRINSNELDTLTIVTASAGSTLGALVILLSILIFVRRCHRSRRYRNSTRRSFYSEDDRLTLIATYSGDVHFQLPSYDEAMSQVERAPPPFELVISEVTNNNPTAEIRDDVVDSAVVASSEEVPITEGSLPDSEEQINIVSNPLAEHGPSQGEEQQGNFNYGYSDDTPPSPPSVSARGSISDEEQSTNEARPLINSV, encoded by the exons ATGATTCAAAGGCAATCGGTGCTGCTGGCACTATGTATCGTATGCTCGTCAGCCGTAAAGAGTGCTTTTG GTCAGTGCAGGGACCCTGGTACACCAACTCACGGCCAGAGGTCCATTTCCCCAGCTGGGCAGGAACCCTTCCCTTCTGGAACACTGATCCGCTTCACATGTGACAGCAATTACCAACTGTCTGGTGCTAGAAAAATCCAATGTGAATCTAATGGAGAGTGGAGTTCTAAAATGCCATCATGTCATG CTCAGCTTTGCCCACCCCAAGCACCTAAAATTCCCTACAGCACGTTGCTGACGGCATTCACCCCTGGGGTGACCAACCAGATTGGTAGTATTCTAGAATATGCTTGTAATGGGGGCTTCACTGCACATGGAACACCAACATACTTGTGTGACAAGGATGGTGTCTGGAAAGGGAACTTTGTATGTGAAG TTGTAAAATGCCCTCCTCCATTTGTTCCTGACAATGGAAATGTCAGCTATACTTCCAGGATGTTTAATAGCATAGCACATTACAAGTGTGGTGCAGGTTTTTACCTGTATGGAAGAAGTAACAGTTCTTGTACTCAGCAAGGAACATGGACACCTGCTCCTCGCTGCT TGGTCATCTGCGATGAGCCAGGAGATCTAGAACATGGCACCATCTACACTCACCCACCTCCACAGATGCCGTATGTGACCGAGCTTGTGATGTACACTTTTCTAACCTTCAGATGTGATCCACGCTACTCCCTGCATGGGTCTGAGAAGAGAGTGTGTATGCCTTCAGGTCGATGGTCTGTAGACCAACCTATTTGTG TGGTCAGCTCCTGTGGATCACCTGGTGATTTCTCACAGAATGGTCAGATGACCTACAGCAGATCCCCGCCCACTATTGGCACCATTGTCCGCTTTAGATGTCACCATGGTTACAGACTAGTGGGTACACAGACCCGGACTTGTCTGCCTAGTGGTCACTGGACCAGCACTAGAAACCCTACTTGCACTG AAATCTTTTGTGAGGAGCCAGATATCCAAAATGGTTACCATGACAATAAAGAAATCTCTGGAATATATAAACATGGCACAACAATCAACTATCAGTGCAATCATAAGTTCTACTTGTGGGGTAATAAATCTCGGCAATGCAGCTCCCAAAACGGTGTGGCCTTCTGGACAGGTGTGCCCCCTCTTTGCCTCACTCTGGTGCAGTTTGATAAGAGGTGTCATGAAGCAGGCGGGAAGTTTGTCATGAAAACAAATACCCCAGATTGCATTGTAGAAG TAACTTTACCACCCACACTTAGCTCACGGACAAGAATAAATAGCAACGAACTTGACACGCTTACCATTGTTACAGCCAGTGCCGGCTCCACCCTTGGGGCCCTAGTCATTCTTTTGAGCATACTTATATTTGTCCGAAGATGCCACCGCAGCCGTCGATACAGGAACAGTACAAGACGTAGCTTCTACAGTGAGGATGACAGATTAACTCTGATTGCTACATACTCGGGTGATGTACATTTTCAGTTACCTTCGTATGACGAAGCAATGAGCCAAGTCGAGAGAGCCCCACCTCCATTTGAATTAGTCATTTCTGAGGTAAccaataataacccaactGCAGAGATAAgagatgatgttgttgatagcGCAGTGGTGGCAAGCTCAGAAGAGGTGCCTATAACTGAGGGAAGCTTGCCTGACAGTGAAGAACAAATCAATATAGTGAGCAATCCACTGGCAGAACATGGTCCTTCTCAGGGGGAGGAACAACAAGGAAATTTTAATTATGGGTACAGTGATGATACCCCACCCTCTCCTCCCTCTGTCAGCGCCAGAGGCAGCATATCAGACGAGGAGCAATCCACTAACGAGGCACGCCCATTAATTAACTCTGTATGA
- the LOC5514885 gene encoding serum response factor, whose protein sequence is MQTEPASTSDALENMQYSTPSQVVLEGAGISEQSESFLSSEMAGDSMKRPLESDEDDDDGASPVSDQKPKKKTRGRVKIEMKFISNKLRRYTTFSKRKTGIMKKAYELSTLTGTQVMLLVASETGHVYTFATRKLQPMITSESGKALIQTCLNSPDPPVSQIPNPDQRMSATGYEETDLTYTVSENETDKDRGGMFTAQQIETGQQIGGINNATMTGITAMSASGHTFPITTYIPHQGNSKPGQQSSYSVQAMPGGGAFTTIFTPGSNLGGTPIQLAQNLSGQHGVQMLAQLQRGQTQTTTSQTNVGTTGQPSTVQVQIGTDGQMHTQESVEHSSTSQATTMQSLGALMVPIATHQGEGHVVSLANVVPSSMMLTTQSGQIPVMYYTGPVSNINDNEHQGTQHDSGEVSQQAIQSGLSLSTVHVQHDMAQGYHSVVTEASGSQAADEVHNIVSEASIGSTNGGSPMKGDVPDADNHTEV, encoded by the exons ATGCAAACAGAGCCGGCATCGACCTCTGATGCACTAGAAAACATGCAGTATTCGACACCGTCACAGGTTGTTTTAGAGGGAGCTGGGATTTCAGAGCAGAGTGAGTCATTTCTCTCTAGTGAAATGGCCGGGGATTCCATGAAACGACCTCTCGAGAGCGAcgaagacgatgatgatggtgctaGCCCTGTATCGGACCAAAAACCCAAGAAAAAAACTCGGGGAAGAGTAAAAATTGAAATGAAGTTTATCTCCAATAAACTCAGACGGTATACAACATTCAGCAAAAGAAAGACGGGGATTATGAAGAAG GCATATGAGCTTAGCACACTCACGGGGACACAAGTGATGTTGCTTGTAGCCTCTGAAACAGGCCATGTGTACACATTTGCAACTCGCAAACTACAACCCATGATCACGTCTGAAAGTGGCAAAGCACTGATCCAAACTTGTCTCAACTCTCCCGATCCTCCAGTCTCGCAGATTCCAAACCCTGATCAGAGAATGTCGGCAACTGGTTACGAAGAAACTGATCTCACCTATACCGTCAGTGAAAACGAAACGGATAAA gacAGGGGAGGAATGTTTACAGCCCAGCAAATTGAGACCGGACAACAGATTGGAGGCATCAACAATGCTACCATGACAGGGATTACCGCTATGTCTGCCTCAGGCCACACTTTCCCCATAACAACCTACATACCACACCAGGGCAATAGTAAACCCGGACAGCAGTCCTCATATTCCGTTCAAGCCATGCCAGGGGGCGGGGCATTTACGACGATATTCACACCAGGTTCTAACCTGGGTGGGACACCTATACAGTTGGCACAGAACCTGTCAGGGCAGCACGGTGTGCAG ATGTTGGCTCAACTCCAAAGAGGTCAAACACAAACCACCACAAGCCAGACAAATGTTGGGACCACAGGTCAGCCTTCCACAGTACAAGTCCAGATTGGTACAGATGGACAAATGCACACCCAGGAATCTGTAGAGCATTCATCAACCTCACAGGCGACTACTATGCAGTCTCTTGGAGCTCTTATGGTACCAATTGCCACTCATCAGGGGGAAGGTCACGTTGTTTCACTGGCCAACGTGGTGCCATCATCTATGATGCTGACTACACAATCTGGCCAGATTCCAGTCATGTACTACACAGGACCTGTATCAAACATTAACGACAATGAACACCAAGGAACTCAACATGATAGTGGTGAGGTGTCGCAGCAGGCCATACAGAGTGGCTTGTCACTGTCAACTGTTCATGTTCAGCACGACATGGCTCAAGGGTATCATAGTGTGGTTACTGAAGCTAGCGGTAGTCAGGCGGCTGATGAGGTTCATAATATAGTGAGTGAGGCCTCCATAGGGTCCACTAATGGAGGCTCCCCCATGAAGGGCGATGTTCCGGATGCGGATAATCACACTGAAGTGTAA